From Arachis hypogaea cultivar Tifrunner chromosome 3, arahy.Tifrunner.gnm2.J5K5, whole genome shotgun sequence:
GAGGAGGAAGGATCAGTGAAGGTTTGGGGCTTCATTTAGTGATAAAGAAAAAATGGTTCATAATTTTACTTTACCTAAAAAACACATTATTGAATATTTGAATCATCCTCAATgggtaagtaatttttttttaattttatgatgaataaatatatttatttttatattctttatttatatgttttaacttataaatttattattattattattattattattattattattattattatttaagataataatagtaataataatgctTAGTTaccgttttattattattattattacgattattattattattagttttattattatgGATGTTAGTCATTATAGAATActgtataataataattattatttgttaataatttattattattttttaagataataataataatgtttaattattgttgctattttttttaataaattattaattgatattatttagaatttaataattatcatttttctttttgcaGGCTATCAGGAATTTGTTACCCAGAAAATTCGATCCGCCAGATACCTTTAACGAGGTAGCGGAGCGGCACTAGTATTGACTGGGTTTCAACACGTTTCGCGAGCAGGCGAAATGAGAGGTCATTCTGCACTACTGAGTGCCTTGGTGGAACGCTGAAGGCCGGAGACTCACACATTTCATCTTCTGGTTGGTGAAGTGATAGTGACGTTGGAAGATGTCCCGATTAATGGGGAGGCCGTTACGGGTAGATCAGACAGCAGTCACCAATTTTTGGTGGAGAATTGCATTGCATATTTTGGTCGGGAGCCCGGTCCACAAGATCACGTGTTGGGAAAGGTTAATCTCGCATAGTCTAGAGGTGCAAAGACACTGAGCCTTGTGACACTCAGGAGTCTGTTGAGCGGTACGTCCGGACGCACATTTTCTGCATGCTCGAAACAGTAGTGTTTCCGAATAAGTCGACCACTTCATTAAACTTGAATTTTCTACCACTACTTCGGAATTTTCACCGAATTTCAGGATACAGTTGGGGGGTAGCCAGTCTGACACACTTATACAGATCGTTGTGTCGTGCTTCACGATACAACTGTAAAGAGATGGACGGCCCACTAATATCGCTTTTTGTTTAGGCGTAGGAGCGTATGTCGCTCCTGGCACCTATATCCCGCGATCAGCTCGGCGACGTTGGTATTCCACTTGCGCGATGgtattgtttattattattattattattattattattattattattattattattatgttttttgTTAGGTGGAGCCATTGGCGCCGACATACAAGATATATACGTAGGCCTACTGCGCATTTTAGGCGAGAACTCGATGACATGGGAGTTGACGATGTAAGTTGTAACCATTAATGTccaatatttttattcaaaagaataatttttctaATCGGCCTCTTGGTAACTAATGTGCAGTTTATATGGCAGTCGTATATGGGAGTGTAGGTTCCGAATGTCCTCGCTGCCCAGTTGGTTATGTGCTCCACCCAATCGCCACTAGTGTCATTCGAGTGCATAGAATAGCACCCGACAGACCGAATTAGACGACAGTTTGGGATGCAATAGCTTCCACCAGGTCTGGCGTTCGACCTTGGTCGTGATCATTGCAAGTGGTTGACAGGAGCACAGAACCATGACTGGAGAGAGATTTACAGTCAATGAGTTAACAGGTGGAGATCTGACCACTATAACACATTGCAGTTAGGCGAGGAGATTATTGACTTTCATCCTTTCCCAGTGTACTACGAGTGGTACACACAGCATTATGGGATTCACATGCGACTGTCAGATAGAGTTGCAGGTGAAGAGGTTGGCGCCGATGAACCACAGCAGCAACAGGAAGAACCAGCTGGCCCTTAGCAGCAAGTCCCGTCTCATGAGCAGCAGTTtcaggtattattattattattattattattattattattattattattattattattattattattattattattattattatcgtttTAAATTATAAGtaattattattgtaattaattactattaattgtaattaattgttaattaggTTCCGGCATATGAGCACCACTATCAGGTCCCGACATATGAGCACCAGTATCAGATGCTGGCATATGCCCAGCATTTTCAAGATCCGGCATATGCCCAGCAGTTTCAGGATCTGACCTACGACCAAGAGCAACAGCAGTGGCCGGCATATCAAGCAGGCACCATATATACCGGAACCACAGTCGTAGCAGGTACCTGAGCCCTACATACCACAGCTGGTAATTCCAGTCGAGGGTCACTTTAGTCCGTTGGATGGATCTGACACCATTAGCTTCTCTCAGGACCTGAGAGATACAGATTATCTATTTTCGACACCACCGCAAGAAGGCCCTGCTACATCTCAGCAGTCTGGGGGTCGTCGCACCACTTCAGGTCATGCAGTGACTTCGACTTTGATCAGTCGACAGGTCATGTAGATTCCGGGGATGAGTGGTTCCAGTTTGTATGACACCAGTGGTGCGAGCATGACAGATTTCGGTGGTCCTGACGTTGGCAGTGGGCTGGATGCCGATGTGTCTCAGGGTCATCCGTATAACTTACGGACACAGACTACGCCTCCGGACAAATATACCCCATCCTTGTATTCGAAGAAGGCGTCGAGGAAGTAGTCTGTTGCAGACTTGCAGTTGATCTTGCATTCAGTGTTGTATTCAGAGTTATGTTCAGTGTTATACCTTATATTTAGATTATTCTgttcaatattattattattacgtaTTTAGCTTTGTTCTCGTATAACTCTATTTGAGATATCCGTGTTGCACTTTTGGAACGAaatgtttatttattaaaaagttaCATAATGAGTAAAAAACTTTATATATCATAAATTGTTAACTAGTTTAAGGAGTACGTCATAACAAAGTTACATTGAAAAGCTAAACCACTAATGACCTCCAGCGGAGCTTGGACCTGCGCGCTGAGGATATCGACTGCGGCTATGTCCCTCGCGTACACATATAGTGCACCGGTGAGAACTACGCATATCCCGCGAATCCATTTCATTTAAGTAGCGGGTTGACTTCAGTCTTCTTTCTGTCGCGCGCTTCAATGTCTagttggcgatcaccttcgctTCTTCATATCTATCCCACGTAAATGGGTCACCTATCAGAACAAACTCGCCTCTGTACACCTTACAAATTTCAGACATCTTGTACACGTCGTGCACGTATACTTGCCAATCAAGACGCTGGTTAGCGCAACATGCAAGCACGTGGCGACATGGGAGTCGCTCGACCTGAAAATGGCCACAGTCGCAGTGTCGTTGTGCAAGGTTAACAGTGTAAATGGTACCATCTTGCATTTCGGCGAACCTCAAACATCTCGTTGCGCCTGTCGAATCGGTTGACCACAATATTTCCTGCACGTCGAAAGCTTTTTTCAACTCTGTTTGTTGCAAATTTTGAATACGTGAATCCGTTGTGGAGACGTTCATGAGCCTCGGTACTCTTCCGAGTCAACAATTCATTCAGCCGATAGAAAGTTGACCGGACAATGGTAGTGACGGGAagattgcgtgcacccttcagGACAGAATGTATGCACTCTACCAAGTTTATTGTCATATGTCTCCAACGATGACCACCATCGAATGCCAATACCCATCTCTCAACACTGATGTCATCGCACCATTGAGTATATGCCTCACCCCGCTCTTTAATCTTTTGGTAGTTTTTGTTGTACTCCTGTTCCATCCTAGAATAGCCTGTTGAACAAACCATTTAGTCATAAGCAGATGCCACAAATTTACTATGAATAGAACCATAACAGCGAGTTGAAATACCTGTGTTCACCACGAGTTTATGCAAATATAGAGCCTTGAACCTCCTCAAGAAGTTTGACCCGATGTGCCTAATGCAGTACATGTGCCACGCCCTTGGTAGTGACCATGCACCATTACTGCGAGCTATTGCAGCGTCAATGGAGGTATGACGGTCAGAAATAATACCCACATCATCAATGGTAACAACATATCTTCGCAAATTGGTTAGGAAAAACTCTCATGCGTCTGCCATCTCGCCCTCGACTATTACAAATGCAATAGGCACAATGTGTTGATTTTCATCTTGTGCAACCATTACCAGAAGTGCACCTTTATATTTTTCGTATAGGTGTGTGCCATCAACCTGCACTAGTGGCTTGTAGTGTCTGAATGCTACAATACACGGATAGAAGCTCCAAAAAACGCGGTACAGAACTCTTACACCTTGAACCTCCTCACTCTCTCGGTAAACGGAGAGCGTTTTAATTTGAACACGAGACCTTGGCATTTTTACCGCCATTGCTTTCAACCATATTGGCAGAGTCTAGTAAGAAACTTCCTAATCACCGAAAACCTTTACGACagctttctgctttgccaaccaagccttgcaGTAACTCACAGTGTAGTTGAACCTGGATTGAACTTCTGCAATAATATACTTTACCTTTATCAAGGGGTCTGCTTCGACAACGGCCTAATGGCATATGTAATTGTGTCTgagtccaacttggcatgatcttgtgaaatcgtgTCCGTGGTGCACGTGTGCTTGCCATTGTATCTCCTGATCTCCCAACAAGCTTTTTTCGAATCAAGTTAGCTTGGATAAGCCAGTCGCACCCTGCACCATACCCCTTACATTTCACATAGAATGTctgtggctcagactcatacacagtgtaatcaactcctctagagatggtgtagcttttgattgcagatatcacTGACTCTCTCGAACCGAATTTCATTTCGACACTAAACTCGTCATCTTCCGCCGCTGTGTTGCTTTCACCTACGACATGCGCACCACCATCAGTCAAACAAGGCAAATAAAATAAGCGCTATAGGAAACTTGAGTTAATAATCATACCCGTACTCGCATACTCAAGAAATTTCAGGGTATGCATGGCTTCGAGATTTAAAGTCCGCATAAAAGATGGAACACCAAACGGGTGCTGGCTTACAATCGCATTCGCTTCATTTTGCCCCGCCGGATTGCCTACCAAGTCTCCGTTATCGTTTTCGTCATCGATTTCATAGTTAGCTTCGAATTCCTCTTCATTGTCATTATTATCTTCTTCCTAATCTATATCTCTGAGCTCATCAACATTGACCTCGTCGCCGACCGCACCCATCCCCGACTGCTGTTCAAACTCAATATACAGCTCTATCATCAACACGTGAGatcgggtttgttgataaatacaCAACATCTGCTGCATACTGGCATCGTCAGTGATGgacattatttgaaactgtattaGCCCACCAAATACTTGCACAGGATTTTTGTATAAAAGATTGCTTACCCTTTTTAAAATGTGGCTTTGAATGTTATTACAAAGACCATTTTGCAACTTGACAAACTCATGGTACATGGAATAGCAAATGACAacggacattcacaaacaaaagtcactcctTCATGTGTATTTGGTATAACCTCACCGTTATatggcttgtttgggtgagcttttaaaaaaaaatcttttttcgagttatctttttttaaaagatcttatgaagaagtaaaagtaattttatgtttggatatctcatgcaaaaagatctttttatctatcaattatgtttgggtataacaatataaaagtacttttttatttatttattacataaaaaaatctttttttaaggaaaaaatcttttaaaaaaagatgttttttttttatttttctagtgcttttacttttactactagaaatttaccaaacacgctaaaaataaaaaaagatttttttcattgaaaaaatctttttttaacaaaataatggcaccCAAACAAACACATAATATACTCGCAAATTTGCAACACTTTCCATAACTTCAGCCTCAACTAATTCTATTTTTTTGACACAATTAACTGCCAAAAAAGCACACCACTAAggactttatgcaagaaagagtaagaggaaaagtGAAGATGAAGAGAATGAAAATGGACTTCATATTTATAGGCAAAGTTGtggatttaaatattattttgtgtataagACGCAACCTGCATTTTAGGGCTTCCAAGAAAAAGTTTCTGACACTCACAAAACACAACCTGCTTTAAATTTTCAGGCTTAAAAAACGCAACCTACTTTGAATTTTCAGGCTTAAAAAATACCAACCTGCGTTTAgcctaaaacaaaattaaaaaaaatgaaaatgtcaAAACGTAACTTACCTTTagtgtattttaaaattaaaaaaaataaacaagttcaaAACGCAACTTGCATTTTAAATATGACACCATAGTAGTACAATTTTTTTACACACGTCAATTTCATGGTGTTACACGTTATTTctttccataacaaaaaaaaaacagcctAAAAAATAAGGCCAAATAAAAAATAAGGCTATTGCCTACGTTAATTCTAATTGAGCAGGGTGACGCAAGCAGCAGTGTAACAAGTTATTTTGTATTCATTGGTGATTCCATCATATCATGGAGATCAAGGGAGTAGCAAATAGCCTTTAAGTACTTTGCTGAATCTAAGTATTGGGCATGGCAGCAGTAGCTGCTGAATAAACTTGGCTAAGCGGACTCTTCTTGGATTTTCAAGTTGAGATTTAGCTTTTTATGTTGTTTTGTGACTCTCAATCCATTCTTTACATTGCgtctaattcaaaattttataaatatcggGGTGAAAAAAGGTCAAACAACTTGTTAGAAAGTCTCTTGTTTAACTTGTATTTGGTCTGATATGATAGAAAATATGTTTAGATTCAAtctattttaaaagtttaaattctttAATAAGTCAAATCTAGACTTACAAAATAATTTGTTCGGCCTGTTAGGGAGACTTGAATctgtaaatatatatgtaatgaaATTTTAAACTAATATCCTTTATGATATTTAAACATTTTTATCCACTAAGCTCTTGTCTTTTTAATTTACATATatacattttatattttaatatatgtaatatatttgCTTTATCttcatttttctatttattttgctattttttatttttttaaaattattagatcTTTTAATAGGTTTTACTATTTTAGACACCATACTAGATTTTATAATAGGCGGCTAGACTTAATACAAGGTGAATAGCCAATAGCAAGTTGCAGTCTAAGTTTAGGGCAGTAAATTTTATTGTAGGCCTGATATGTTTTCAACCCTACATTAAGGAATCAAAGACATTGGAATTGATTGccattttatttgtgaaaatgtAGTGGCaggattcatcaagctcattcatgTTAATTATTAGAACCCATCACTAATTGATGTATTCACTAAACCGTTGACTTTAGCTCAATTTAGCAACTTGGTTTCAAGCTTGGCATGTTCAATATACACCTGCCAATTTGAGTAGGAATATTGTGGACCACATTTAATTTAACTAGTTGTATAAATTGGTTAGTTAATAATTAGTTGATGATGTAGTCAGGTTAGTTAATTTGTTAGTTCTGTTTTAGCATTTCAATTAGTTGTTTGCCAGCTGGCACAACGTGTGTATATATATTCCTAATTTTAATTGGAAAAGCAAGTAATGAATCATTCTCTTTTCACGAGTAATTTCTTTTTAAGACATGAACTTTATATGTTTTCTCTCTTTGCTGGACTCCAGTTTCAGTTAAATTTATGTTTCTTGTGTAGGAAGTTAGGAACCTCAAAAAATAACGATAGGGTGTAGAGTGTTAATTGCAAAACATGGAATCTGATATTggtttttacatttttatttttgtgggTCACATCAGTTGTAGAAAACAATTCTTGTACTTTGTTGTGCTCTCGTAAGGACTAAAAATTCTGCGTTATCGTGGTCATTTGTATTAGATTTACACTTGATTACtctttgttaggatttggttgaattagtcccataTTGCTTAgaatagcaaatggagtgggtggcctaggctataaatatgaggctaagttctccatttgtttttgtaccagtcagaaacactttaaatttgtatctgatttttctttttctggggtgccggtgttagagaaaaagaagtctatgtgttgtaacaatttttacatagtgatattctctggttgtcatttgacaacggccgttaaattcttgtgttgtgattgtgtctattttatttctctgtcaaaagtgttttctcaaggggaaaTGGTGTCTTATTTCCAACACTCTTTAATACCTGCcagtatttttttattgtgaGTAAATAGTCATTTTGGTACTTGAAAAATTCAGTTTTTGACAAAATGCACCTCAATATTTATTTCTGATAAAATGACCCCTAAAACATATATTTTGTCTGTTAAAGTGACTAAAACATTTAATTGATAGTTTATTcagaaaaagatgcaattgaaaAAACTTGATACCATAAATAGTGAATCTCGACAACGAAAAGATATTCTGCAGAATTTCGCTCTATGGTATGGAGAATTCACTGAATCCGAGATTAGCGAGAAGCAAAATCATGGTTTGCGATCAGAAAAGTAGCCCTAAGGTTGCCAAAGGTTTGGTGGTGAAGAAAGCTGGTGGAGTTGGAATGATCATCGTAAACGGAATCTCCAACGGCGAGGGTCTTGTTGGCAACGCTCACTTCATCCCGACATGCGCTGTAGACGCAGATGAACGCAACATGATCAAATCCCACATTTCATCTACCGCAAACCCTACTACAAATCTCTTGGTGTCAGCATCTTTGCGACTTAGACCGATGCTATTAGACCTACAAGTCTTGATTCAGATTCCAGGAGAATCGAATTTAACACTTCATCTTActtttgtttatgttttattttgtttttgtttcattCTACTACTTCTGCCTTTAAATTGGTTTTATTTCTGTTCACtgattatgttaatttttttattatattaaaaaattctaaCTATGAGTTCTAATAATGTCTTttgcttattttttattatgttaaaagttTATTATGGCAAAAATTTTGGTTCTGAATTTGTGTTGATTATGACAAAACTTTtgctatgaaaaaaaaaagagtttgttGGTAAAGGATGGTGATAAAAGAGGGGATGAGGAGATGGTAGATGGGGAAATGGTGAGGGTGGTGAAAATGGAAGAGGGTAGATGATAAAGGTATAGGTCaatcaataaatttatattttataaacattttttcaatatttatcattaataaagacttaattacaaaatttaatatgatataaaaatttaattaaaaaatatatataagaacttaattaaaaatttagaataataaaacCTTTCTTTTCCCTAATTACATTCCTTGTTCACTACCCATGTGCGCACCCAACATCACCCACTGCATCATGGTTTACCACCATTAATACCAAACCACCTCTTTCTTTTGCCCTATTCCATCTCCCTGCCACCACTCCATTCTACCATCTTCACCTATTAATATCATTAGCATCTTCATCACCACCATTTAGGAAATATTCACCTTAAATTAGAACTGATATTGTTGAACTTTCAAAAAACACAGGAataccaaaaaaacaaaaaacaaaaaaatataaaagcagAAAATGGTCCATGAAAAGGAGAGTTAAAAAAGAGAACAACAACACAAAACTCAAAGAAACAGAAGATGGGTCAGTCGTGACCATTGGCGGAGCTTTGTTAGGGCAAGGGGGTCATGCCCcccaaaatttttgtaaaaatattagtaattttactctaaagaaaataaaattagtttgTTTGATTAAATTGATATACTTTCAActtatatatttgaattttatgtccatctttatcattctttcaaaCTTTTTATCCTATTCTATTTGACATAACAAATAACATACATttaaatcaacaacaagtgaCATATCTTTAAAACAATGttacaaattaaatatcattatAGAATTAACACTAAATCATATTTAACTACTCATATAGTTTcatgcattattttatttttaaaataataaaaattataatataactaatagtaatattagttattaataaaaaattattattttatttttaaatcaacttTACAAATTTAATGCCATTATAGTATAACACTgtttacattaataaattttgatatttttattttattaaaaatttaagattttattttgttgtattatattatttaatttgtaatcaaagtaataataaaaataattaatcttaaaatttttaaaaaataaatattatcaaaagtaaaattaattgtatataatttaaataaaaaattaattttttaaaaagaaaatcaatttttagataaaaaattaattttttaaataaaaatagatttttatatgtaaaaattaattttttttataattgattttttatttaaaatcaaattggcttattaatctaaacaaaaaaatttattaatcaaaatcagaattattttttattaatcttaaccatatataatcttacatattaataataaatttaaaaataaaataattatatttataaattttattttaatataaatactattatataattttttattaagatttttgatccctccaaaaattttttcAAGCTCCGCCATCGGTCGTGATGTTGGCCAGTTGAAAATAGCGATGCTCGAGGAGACGAGAGATGGCAGAGCTTAAGGCACGATGAATCATGGACCGTGAAATTCGAGACTTAGTGAATGCAGATGGCTGATGTCCAGACATGATTAATGACAAACGATAGAGTAAGAGCTTGTATGGAGAATGAAAACGTTGTGAATGTTAAATGAAGTATGAGAGattaatttaggatttgtggaGTGTGATTGCTATAGTGTCAGTGTGAAATAACGGAGACATAGGAGTAGTAGTGAGTGAAATAAAAATTGGGGTTGTGATAGACTGATAGTGCCTTAGGAGGTGGGAATGACAGAAAAGAATGAACTGAGGATAGGAGTATAATAGATGAAGgatgaaaaaaatatgatagatAATGGTGAgagaaagaataaattaataattttatatacgtAGAAAA
This genomic window contains:
- the LOC140183351 gene encoding uncharacterized protein, with translation MAVKMPRSRVQIKTLSVYRESEEVQGVRVLYVVTIDDVGIISDRHTSIDAAIARSNGAWSLPRAWHMYCIRHIGSNFLRRFKALYLHKLVVNTGYSRMEQEYNKNYQKIKERGEAYTQWCDDISVERWVLAFDGGHRWRHMTINLVECIHSVLKGARNLPVTTIVRSTFYRLNELLTRKSTEAHERLHNGFTYSKFATNRVEKSFRRAGNIVVNRFDRRNEMFEVERLPCRHVLACCANQRLDWQVYVHDVYKMSEICKVYRGEFVLIGDPFTWDRYEEAKVIAN